The genomic DNA GGGGGGCTCTGGAGCATGGGGGGGCTGCGCTCCCCCCCCTCTCACCCCATATCCCCCCTCCAGGCGTCATCAAGTTGAAGAACAACGGGGATTTCTTCATCGCTAACGAGGGCCGGCGCCCCATCTACATCGACGGGCGCCCCGTGCTCGGCGGCAACAAGTGGAAGCTGAACAACAACTCGGTGGTGGAGGTGAGCCCCGGCGCGggcggggggccctggggggggccggggggcccgcCCTGCTcaccctctgccccctccccagatCGCCAGCCTCCGCTTCGTCTTCCTCATCAACCAGGACCTGATCGCCCTCATCAAGGCGGAGGCGGCCAAGCTGGCCCAGCAGTGACGAGGGGTGGGGGCTCCTACGGGCCCTGCGGGGAGGAGTgggggtccccacagccccccagttTGGCGCTGGGCATCCCCGCTCCCCCTCAGCCACGTCCCCGGGGCGCTgggcccctcctgccccagcagatTGTCACCTTCCAATAAAGTGGTTTCCCCCACCCCggtgtgggggtccccaggggctggggacaccccgggagGGGGACACAGGACCCCCGGCTCCTGCGGCGTCTTCTTAAAATCACTGCTTTATTGAAAAAGGCGGAGAGGaggctccggcccggcccgggggggccaGCGGCCGGGCAGGGTCCGGTTGCCCCGGGGGTCCCGTTACATGCCCGTCCCCTCCTCTTggcgctggggggggccctggtCCTGGGCCCCCCCCATCAGCGCCAGCTCCAGGCTGGGCACGTCCCAGGGCACCGAGGGCTCCAGCTCTGGCACGGGGATGCCGTGGCCCCCCGAGGAGGCAGGGGTGGGCGGCCACGTGGGGGGGCTTCCCCCCGGctgcccctcccgcccccccggggagccccagaAGGGGTCGGGGCGCAGCCAGGGTGAGCTGTGGGTGGCGGGggggccccagccccagggctggctgcGGGCGCAGTCGGGGGGCGGCTGGTGCAggcagagccccggcccccccgtctCCACGCGGAGCGGCTGGAGGGCTGCGGCCATCACCGGGGCctcggggcgcggggggggcggcagcagcaggagctgcacggCCTCtcgcagcacccgcagcccctcCCGCAGCTGCAGCACCTGCCCCGACAGCTCGGCTACCTGCGGGTGATGGGAGTCAGCACTCCCctggcccccccaaacccctgcagcctcccccccggcccccccttaccGCCTGCCGCAGCTTCTCGATGGTGTCGGCGCTGCTCGGctccggggggccgggggggatgGCCAGcaggcccccctcccccgctggGGGCAGAGGTGAGCGTCTCCtcagggcacccaggggtccagcccctccactgccccccaggacccctggcAGCGGGGCCCCCCCACCTTACCTGGCCCCAGCGAGGGGCCAAGGTGGAAGTTGAAGAGGGGCTTGTCAGCGGCGCAGCCCTCCCCCTCGGTGCCGTCGACCACCCTGCGGGACAGCGTGGGGGGGTCGGTGGGGTGCGGACCCGGGgggtccccctgctcccccccgccgcccctcacctGGGACTCAGGTCCGGGGGGCCGCTCCAAGGGTGCAGCTGCAGGGCCGGGGGGCGCCCGGGctcggggggggcgcggggacctCTGctgtgggggggccggggctggggccccgCCATGGGGGacggccgggggctggggggggccgggctggggctggggggctgcggctcGGCCCCctcctccagcgtgggctccccGCTGGGCGAGCGCGACTCTGCCTGTGGCTGGGGGCAAAGAGGGGGGCCCTGCTCCCGCACCCCCTGCATCACCCCTTCCCCCCGTGACATCAGCCAGGCCCCACGATGTCATCTTGGCCCTGTGACGTCACCCCTTGCCCCACGACATCACCCTCCAGCCCTGCACtgtcccccctcagccccacatcGCGCCCCCCCCACGTCGGCTTTGGTCCCGTGGGTTGTGCCTCAAATTTGTCACGTCCCCCTTAGCCAGGAGTTATGTCATAGAGAGGGCAGTGATGTCAGTAGGAAGCTATGATGTCATCCTTCAGGCCTGAGCTGCCTTGGGGTCTCGGCCCCACTGAGCCCGTGCTCtcgcctcccctctccccccccaccgcTGCCGGGGGTAGCATCAGCCCCCTGCCGCCCCTGGCTCCGTGATGTCACTCCCCAGCCCCATGACGTCACTCCCCGTCCCCCGGTGACGTCACCTCACCTCGGGGGCGCCCCCCAGGTCGTAGCTGAGCTGGCGGGGGAGCTGCCGGCGGAAGGCGTGGGCGAAGTCGGGGTCGAGGGCCAGGCCCTCGGCCAGCGCCGgcagccccaggctctgcagggCGCAGTACGTCAGCCCCCGCACGtccgcccgcgcccgccggggcCCCCCCAGGTCGCAGCCGATCAGGTCCCccttccctggggtggggggacacacacggggGGGGGGCGTCAGGCCGGCCATCGGTGTCACGACAGAGCCGGCCTCAGCCCGCTCCCGCTGCCCGCACCGAGGATGGCGAGGACGGTGCCGTCCCGCAGCACCTCCATGGAGCCGGAGCGGAGGAAGTAGAGCGCCTGGAGCGCGTCGCCCCGGCGGATGAGGAGCTCGCCGGGGGTGCAGAAGGCGGGGCGCACTCCCAGGGAGAGGGCGCGCAGGCAGCCCCGGCTGGCCCCCCCGAAgaggggcagctgcagcagctccttgtgcagGTGCAGGGCGATGTCGGCCCGCAGCTCCTCGGGCAGGCTCTGCAGGAGCTGCGCGCCCAGCGCTCAGCGAGGCGGGGGCCACCCCCCCATCGCGGCGCCCCAcggcccccctccctccctccgtcacGCATGCTGGGTCCCCCGAGTCCCCCCGGGACATCCTGAgctccccacccagccccagcacagagcGTGCACCCAGAGCaaccccctccatccctgctgcggggctggggagcccccAGGCCCCCATCCATCCCCATCATGGACCGAGCACCCCAAAgttcccccctccatccctgctgcggggctggggagcccccAGGCCCCCTCTATCCCTCCCATGGGTCTGGTGCACCCCAGTTCCAATCCATCCCCACCCCggactgcagcaccccaagcccccctccacccctgctatgggactgcagcaccccaaggccccccctccacccctgctatgggactgcagcaccccaaggcccccctccacccctgctatgggactgcagcaccccaaggcccccctccacccctgctatgggactgcagcaccccaaggcccccctccacccctgctatgggactgcagcaccccaaggcccccctccacccctgctatgggactgcagcaccccaaggcccccctccacccctgctatgggactgcagcaccccaagcccccctccacccctgctATGGGACTGTAGCACCCCAAGGCCCCCCTCCACTCCTGCTATGGGACTGCAGCACCCCAAGGCCCCCTCCACCCCTGCTATGGGACTGCAGCACCCCAAGGCCCCCCCTCCACTCCTGCTATGGGACTGCAGCACCCCAAGGCCCCCCTCCACTcctgccggggggctggggcacccagtTCTCCACCCAGCCCCACCACAGACCATGCACCCAGAGcacccccctccacccctgccagggagctgggcaccccattcccttccctccccgTTATGGGGCCAGGGCACCCCAGCTCCCACCCATCCACCACCGCCACCGCTTGCcggggctggggtcccgggggtgccggggtcccaggggtgccggggtcccgggggtgccggggtcccaggcgcccgcggcgggggctgaCCTCGGCCGTGTCGATGCCGTTGTTGGCGGCCCAGGTGCTCTGGAAATACTCGAGGATGCGGCGCTTGAGGGGCCGGGGGATGCGGTGGATGCGGATGTAGTCGCGCAGGTCGCGGGTGCGGCTGTGGTAGAGGAACCGGCGGGCGTACAGGCGCTGGATGATGGCCGTCACGTTGCCGAAGACCACCGCGTGCATCAgcgctggggacagcggggacacccGTCACCCGGggcgcccccccccgcgccccccgcccgccccggcccctcaccCCCGACCAGCATGGTGCAGATGGAGAAGATCTTCTCGGTGTCGGTGTTGGCGGAGACGTTGCCGAAGCCCACGCTGGTCAGGCTGCTCAGGGCGAAGTAGAGGGAGGTGATGTAGGCGCTGCGCAGCGAGGGGCCCCCCGACAGCCCCCCGCTCCCGCTGCAGttggcccccagccccgtgccgtTCCCGGCCCCCCCGGTGCTGCAGTTCCTCCTCGCCAGGTAGTAGGGGGTCTCCAGCCGCCGCgccagctcctgcagccagcctggggggacggggggtgagcagggcttgggggggggacaggggacagggacagccccgCGTGGGGCTCGGGGGGCTCAGGGGGCACAGCCAGAAACCAGAcacggggagggggacacgggggggggggggacacaggcagccctcggtctggggccgtggggtgcacAGGTTGCATGGGCAGGTCCCGGTGGGTGGGGTGGCCTTGGGGTgctcggggtgcaggggtgcaggggcaggtcctgatctgtggggccctggggtgctcggggtgcaggggtgcaggggcaggtccTGATCTGTGGGGCCCTGGGGTGCTCAGGGTGCAGGGGTGCAGAGGCAGGTCCTGATCTGTGGGGCCATGGGGTGCAGGGGCAAACCTCAGCTTCGGGGTGCACAGAGGACATGGGGGTACACCGGCAAACCCTGGCAGCAGCTCAGAGGGTGCACAGGCAGGCACCAGCTccggggtgcagggaggggacacgggggcacgTGGGGACACAACAGCAGGGCCAAGGGCCaggagcccccgcagccccgggggcggtggcggcCGTACCGATctcgggcagggcggcggggctgccctccACCTCGCGCTGCCCCAGGAAGAACCAGCCGCAGGCCACCCAGTGGGCCAGGAGGGCGAAGACCACCATGAGCAGCGCCAGCACCACGGCGCTGTACTGGGAGTACCGGTCCAGGTTGGGCAGCAGGCGCAGCAGGCGCAGCAGCCGCACCGTCTTCAGCAGGTGGGCTCCCACGTACTGCGGGGAGAGGGGCCgtgcgggaggggacggggcacCCGCAGGGGACGGGGCACCCAGGGGGACGGGGCTCCATCCAGCCACAAGCCCCTCCGGGGTCCCTCACAGCCCACCAgggtccccagagccccattGGGGGTCCCCAATGCCCCGTCAgtgtccctgcagccccatcGGGGTCTCCATAATCCCACCAGGGTCCCCACAATCCCACCAGGGTCCCCACAATCCCACCAGGGTCCCCACAGCCCCATCAAGGTCCCCAGTGCCCCATCAGTGCCACCACAGCcacacggggtggggggggtgtccctgcagCCTTTTGGGAtccctgcagcccttcagggTCCCCACTGGCCCATCAGGGTCTCCAGTGAGGTCCCCATGAGTCATCAGCATCCCCAAAACCCCAGTGGGACCTCTGCAgcttggggggtccctgcagctcaGGGGGGGGTCGCTGCAGCCCGGGGTGAGGGTCCCTGCAGCGTGGGGGGTCCTTGCACCCCAGTGGGATCCCtgcagctcggggggggggtccctgcagctcaGGGGCGTCCCCACAGCCCACGGTAAGGcggggggtctgtgcagcccaGTGAGGGTCCCCGCAGCTCAGTGGGATCCCTGCAGctcggggggggtccctgcagacCAGTGGGATCCCTGCAGACCAGTGGGATCCCtgcagctcggggggggggggggggggggggggggggggtgtcgctgcagcctggggggggggtccctgcagacCAGTGGGATCCCTGCAGCTCGGGGGTCCCCGcagcccggggtggggaggggtccctgcagctcagTGGGATCCCCGCAGCTTGGCGGGGTCCCCGCAgccttgggggggggtccccacatCCCGGTGCTCACCACGTTGACCTGGCAGGCGGCGAGCAGGTCGAAGGGCAGCGCGGCCACGAGGTCGAGCGGGAACCAGCCGGCCAGGTAGTGGCAGGCGATGGCGCGGGGCTCCAGCACCACCTGCCCCGATTTGCTGACGAAGGTGGTGCGGAAGTTGAGGAGGAtgtctgggggcggggggggcagccaTCAGTGCACCGAGTCCCCCCggcctctgccagccccagcatggggcggggggggtgtgggggggctttACCCAGCATGAAGAGGATTTCCACGCACAGGTCGCAGGCGCtgggggggccgcgggcggccggCAGCCCCTCCTCGGTGCCGGCGCCCACGCAGACGCTGTAGGGGACGGTGACGGCCACATAGAGGGTGGCGAGCAGGATGAGCCCGTCCCAGCCCGCCTTGAAGGCCCCGTAGTGCAGCAGGATGAGGGGGGGCTTGCGGATGGCGGCCACCTTGTACTCGGGCAGCGAGGGCTTGTCCCCAAAGACGCCCTGATGGAGATGGGGGTCAGCCTAGatgccctgtcccctgccccgacaccctgtcccctgccccgacaccctgtccccagccctgacACCTTGTCCCCTGCCCTGacaccctgtccccagcccagacACATTGTCACTAGCATGGGCATACTGTCCCCAACCTCAACACCTTGTCCCCAGCCCTTTCCTACCCCTGTCTCCAGCCTAGGTTTGTCCCCAGCCTGGTCACCCTGTCCCAAACCCACTCACCTCatctccagccccttccccgtcCAGCCATGTTGTCCCCAGCCCTGACACCTTGTCCCCAGCCCTGACACCTTGTCTCTGTCCCCCGACACCCTGGAAAGCCTGCCCTCAGCCTCAGCACCTTGTCCCCAGTCCTTGTGTCACCACGTCATCAGCCTCTTCCCAGCCTGGACACTGTTCCCAGCCAGgatgccctgtccccagccccagcacgtgtccccagccccaacacgtgtccccagccccgacacgtgtccccagccccgacacgtgtccccagccctgACACGTGTCCCAGCTCCACCTTTCTGAGCTTGTGCTtgctcttcctctgcttctgcaggTGCCCCGAGAGGTGGTACAGCACCGCCCGGCTCCGGCGCCGGCTGGCATTGAAGCCCTTCCCTCCGGCACGGCTGAACCGCCGGCGCCTGCCTGCCCGGGCAGAGGTGGGGGACGTCGGTGACAGTGCCCATGGGGGTCTCCAGCGGGTCCCATCGCTCCTTGCTGTCCCCTCAGCCACGTCCTTCGTGCTGTCAGCGCCCGAGCGGCTCTTGGTGCTGGTGATGTCCTTGTGGGACACGAGGAACAGGGCCACCTCGTCCTTCTCGTTCTTGATGGGCACCACGTCCAGCAGGCACCAGAAGGGGACACCTGCCAGGGGACAACACCGGGGCTGACGGGGgcatccccccctccccgaggggCTGCGGAAGGGACCCGGCCGCCCCCGCTGCCACCCACCGCTCTTGCGGTAGAGGAGGAGCTCGCCCTTGAAGGCCTGCTGCTCGTCCAGCGCGCGGCGGAGCTGCTGCCGCAGCAGCTCGCTGGTGTCGGGGCCGTAGAGGAAGGAGCAGGCGCAGCAGCGCTGCATCACCTCCGCCCGCGAGAAGCCCGTCAGGTCGCAGAAGCCGTCGGAGCAGTAGACGACGGGGAAGGCGCTGGGCACCTGGGCATTGCCCAGCACGAAGTTACTGTCTgcaagggaggggggaaagggggtgaggggagcccgtggggcaggggagagcccgtggggctgggggaaagggaCTGGGGGAGCCCATGGGTTTGGGGGAGCCCATGGGTTTGGGGGATCCCATGGGGCTGGGGTGCCTGGGTCACCCGTGAGGTCCCCCGGTCACCTGTGAGGTCCCCCTGGCTGTGCCGGGGgtccagggggtgctgggggggtgcgggggtgcccGCAGCCATCTGGGCCTGCCGGGTTATTTTTAGCCACCGCGCAGCAGCGCTTGGGCTGAACCGCCCCGTTGGCACCGGTGGAGCCCACTCTGCCTCATTTGCATACATTTGCATAGGAACAGCGTGGGGGGCTGCCTCCCACCCGCTCTCCCCGGGAGAGGCCAGCAccgggccggggggtgggggggcccttTCCCAAGGATCGGGGCCATCCCGGGGGGCTCCAGCCCCCCCGCGGCTGCCGGTGCCGGCCCGGTGCAGCCCCGGTGCCGCGGAGCGATCGCCGTTACTCACCGGcacggcgggggaggggggtgggacgGGTATTTATAGCCCCGGGAGGGGGCGGCAGGGCCCGATCCTTCCCCGGCGGGCGagagggggcggcgggagccgggacAGTGCCGGGGCACCGAgcgtgccccccccgccccggccgagCACCCCCTGAGCCGACCGGGAGCTCTCCGAGGGGATGCCCGtgcgcagcgccgagcaccgcccgccccagcccagtcccggtcccggtcccggtccctcCGCCCCGGGGGGGtgcgcagcgccgagcaccgccCGTCCCGTCCCGTTCCAGCCCGgtcccagcgccgccgccccgtcGGGGCCGGTTCCGGGCCGGGAggggcggcagcgcggcgggtgccggtgccggtgccggtgcacTCACGCGTCCCGTCGAAGCGGCGGGCGATGGTGTCCAGGAAGGCGTTTTGCGGAGCCAGGAGGCCCCGCATCGGCGGCATCTCAGCGGCGGCTCCGCGCTGCCGCCATCCCCGcgggcgccgccggccccggggctcccccgcgccaccgccccccgccccggcaccgccccccggGAGGGGCTGGCagcggccggggggtgccgggacccccccccagcccggacccTCCCGCAGCCGCAGCCGTCGGGGCCGATTCTGGCTCCTCTCCGGGAAGGTGGCACCCCGAGCTGGGCGCCCACGGGAGAACGCACCCACGGGGGTCACGGGATTGGCGGCCCGTGGGGACGCAGGTAGGTGCGGGGGTGCTCGGGTGCCTGGAGCCACAGCCCCGGGGTCAGACTGGAGCTGGATTACTGAAGCAGAAAACATCTGAATTTTTAATGCTCAAAGTTGGGTTTCGTTTATTTAATTTGTTCAGCCGAGGAGAACTTTAACTAacgagagggaaaggaaaaaaccccaggatGAAAAATGAGGGcggggggagcaaagccggggagccccgggg from Calonectris borealis chromosome 30, bCalBor7.hap1.2, whole genome shotgun sequence includes the following:
- the KCNH3 gene encoding voltage-gated inwardly rectifying potassium channel KCNH3, with product MPPMRGLLAPQNAFLDTIARRFDGTHSNFVLGNAQVPSAFPVVYCSDGFCDLTGFSRAEVMQRCCACSFLYGPDTSELLRQQLRRALDEQQAFKGELLLYRKSGVPFWCLLDVVPIKNEKDEVALFLVSHKDITSTKSRSGADSTKDVAGRRRRFSRAGGKGFNASRRRSRAVLYHLSGHLQKQRKSKHKLRKGVFGDKPSLPEYKVAAIRKPPLILLHYGAFKAGWDGLILLATLYVAVTVPYSVCVGAGTEEGLPAARGPPSACDLCVEILFMLDILLNFRTTFVSKSGQVVLEPRAIACHYLAGWFPLDLVAALPFDLLAACQVNVYVGAHLLKTVRLLRLLRLLPNLDRYSQYSAVVLALLMVVFALLAHWVACGWFFLGQREVEGSPAALPEIGWLQELARRLETPYYLARRNCSTGGAGNGTGLGANCSGSGGLSGGPSLRSAYITSLYFALSSLTSVGFGNVSANTDTEKIFSICTMLVGALMHAVVFGNVTAIIQRLYARRFLYHSRTRDLRDYIRIHRIPRPLKRRILEYFQSTWAANNGIDTAELLQSLPEELRADIALHLHKELLQLPLFGGASRGCLRALSLGVRPAFCTPGELLIRRGDALQALYFLRSGSMEVLRDGTVLAILGKGDLIGCDLGGPRRARADVRGLTYCALQSLGLPALAEGLALDPDFAHAFRRQLPRQLSYDLGGAPEPQAESRSPSGEPTLEEGAEPQPPSPSPAPPSPRPSPMAGPQPRPPHSRGPRAPPEPGRPPALQLHPWSGPPDLSPRVVDGTEGEGCAADKPLFNFHLGPSLGPGKVGGPRCQGRRSPLPPAGEGGLLAIPPGPPEPSSADTIEKLRQAVAELSGQVLQLREGLRVLREAVQLLLLPPPPRPEAPVMAAALQPLRVETGGPGLCLHQPPPDCARSQPWGWGPPATHSSPWLRPDPFWGSPGGREGQPGGSPPTWPPTPASSGGHGIPVPELEPSVPWDVPSLELALMGGAQDQGPPQRQEEGTGM